One Populus nigra chromosome 16, ddPopNigr1.1, whole genome shotgun sequence genomic window, taaaataacatttctaaatttttcacaacttccgaaaagtgttttcggtccaaatttttcaggaaaaatattttttaaaaaactaagttaaatttttctttgactggaaaatattttttattaattaatttttttaataataaataaatataaaaaaattaaaaaatagtttttcaaaaattacttTCAACAAACATGTTCTTAACTGCTcagtcaggaaaaaaaaaactttcgcCAAAAACGAAGCAAATAAGATCAAGACACATCAGCATTTCGGGTCCCCGTATCCTTGGCTGATGAAAGCAGAGGCTAGCAAGTAGCTACTGCCATGACAAGCACTTCGtgccttttttattaatttgaatttatttttaaaaatattttaatataaaattattttaaaaaataatatcaatcatAACTTCAATTTCAAGCACAGTATATCCAAACAGACCTTAACAGACCCTAAAAATCAGCATTGACATCTTCACCAACAAATACACCTTCCATTTCCTTAAAGCGCAcgcacactctctctctctaaccttaaaaaaaaacagaagaagcaaAATGCTTCTCCAATTGTTTCAGACATACAAGATTCCAATACTCCAAGCCACACTCTCAATCTCACTCTCATTCCTTCTCACATTCCTCAAAGTTCCAATCTTTTTCCTTCAAGGCCTTCACACTTATATCCAACCAGAAAATCTTGGCCAACAAAATGGTGGCGGCGGCATCAAAGCTGCTATTAGAAGACCCTCTAGTTCAGATTCAGGTTCTGGGCTTGACGGGTATCAAAATTTATCTTCAAAAACTAATAATGCTGAGGTCAAAAGGAGAAACTTTAAATCCAAAGAGAAGTTAGAGTTTGATGAAAATAAAGCTCAGATCTTTAGATTGAAGCTTGATCAAGGTCACCTTCAAACTAGACTGTATTTCGGTGATTATTGGTATTCTTTTGTTTACTCATTTGTGGCTCTTTCTTGTTTCTTGCTTTATGAGTACTCTGGTGGGGTGAAAGATTATGGGGTTTTGGTTAATGGGTCTTTGATTCCTGTgattttatcatgttttgtgTTGTGTAAAGTATTTGTTTCGCTGGCGAAAGTCTCATTCGAGAAATCTGCATCTAAGAAGTCTGAGAAGCAGTTGAGTTTGATTTTTGGTGTTGTGGGGTTTGTTTTTGGGCTAATTGTTTGTTCTGGGATTGCAAGTTCTGTTTTTGACTTtgattttggttctcttgaTGGGTTTGGGAGGTTTTTTGTTGCTGTTTTAATGGGATGTTTCGCGGGGTTTCTGTACATACCTGCTGGCAAGAATGCAAGGTCATTTTGGATTGGAACGGATCAGATTCGATCGAATTTGGCAATGATTTATTGTGGATGGTTTGGTAGAATGATTCTGTATGCCAATTATTTGTTGGGGGTTTTCGCGGCATTGCTTTGGATCAATCCGTTTGCGCAAATTCTTTATAGCAAGAACGTAAATTATAGTTATGGAATGTATTCAAATGGTAGTGTTGGAGAAGCCGAGATGTTAGTTGGGAATGTGGGATTTACAGAATCAGATTTCAATAAGTTTAGGCTTTGTTGCTTGTTTCTATCAGGGATCTTCCAAATTTTGGCTTTAAGACCAAATGTGCAAATGTATTTGAATGAAGCTTTGCTATCTTGGTACCAAAGATTACATGCCAGCAAGATACCAGATTTGGATTTTAGTAGAGCCAAGGTGTTTCTGCACAATCACTACTTATGTCTTGTAGTTTTGCAGTTTTTCGCCATGCCGATACTGGTACTTCTGTTCCTTAGCTTATCTCAGATTGATGGGGACTCATTTAAGAAACTCCATTTGTGGTGTGATTTCATTCCTTGCACTGCTTTTGTCAAGGAAGTTGCTTTGTTCATGGCATGGTGGATTGTCTTTGTTTGGGCAGCTTTCACTTCAACAAGCCTCGTCTTTTACCGCTGGGGCACTTTGTATGTTTCTTGATGACTTTCATTCTTTTGTGATGGTTTTCAATGCGTGGCCCTGgacttaatttttcttctaaatttgaGTTAGGAGGGTTTCTTTTCTGTAACAGATACTGCtctctttaatatttgatagtatTTTCAGACATCTTGTTCCTTTCTTAGTCTCCTCCCTGTATCCATTTCCATTcattgtcttctttctttttttctcaaatggAAGGCCGAGTGGGCTTTTGGCAACAAAATAGGGTAGCCATCCACATCCCGTGATCCCTTCCACTTATGATGTTAGTGCCAAGTGGTATCTGATCTCGTCGCATTCAGCAGGACTAGCCAACCTTAGATGGAAGCAAAACAATAAAGAcaacaaatacaaagaaagataaGAGTTATgtcgggaaaaaaaaatccgaaATCAACAAGAAATATATAACAAATTCTGAATGGTAACTTTGAGCTTAATTTGGGGGTCTTAGTGACTTTCGCGCTGGATATAACCTCTAGAATGTGTTAGCTGCTACTTTCAATCCAATCTAAGAACGTAGACATCTACTCGACTACTcctatgtagttttttttttctaatagacTCTGGATGATATCATAGATGATAGAGATTTGCGTCAATTAGAGCCAGCCCAGAAACTGAGGTGCTTCCGATAGGAAAGGCAGTCCCGGCCCTCAACGATGGGAAACTGAATTATATTCCCCGTTAGTATGGGTAAAGTGAGTTTTGGATAGCTTCACAAAGGTCTAGAAGATCATCAACAAACTGCGCAAAGCAGGAGCATCTGTTTCTCTTCTGTAGTCCATGCATTGATTGTTGGGAATCTGTCTCCAGGTAGACCTGAGTGAGTCCATGCTGCTGAACCATGGACCATGAGTACGTTCTTCTCTTTATCCATGAACCATGATTATTGAAATTCCTATTTATGCATATCCCTATATTTTGTTACTATTTGTACTTAAAAACACTCGCCTTTGCCAGCCGTTCTTATCTTTTTCCATGGATATCAATTCACAGAAATCTAAAAGAAGAGGGATAATGATTTATTCCTTGCTGCAATTCTGTACTGTGCTGAAGGACTCCAATTTTGAAGCATTAATGAAGTGGAGTTTTATGCCTGTGGGAAGCTCCTTTATGCATTCTTTGGTGAATCTGCTGAATGTCGAGTCTAGACACTTCTCTGTTGTGATTGCCAAAGTTTAAATTTTCAAGATACAATGACGATACATGCGATATTTATATGTTACCAGAAGGGAGTAATAGTTACACCCAGCATTGCCTTAGTCCATTCAAGCGCAGCTGGAGATGTTAAAAGCATCGACTTGGCGTTTTCTCGACCAACTGTCCACTTCCGAAACTGTTTGATCTTCTGTAAAGTACAAGTCCCCGGTTACAACAGTCAATGATGGAATTTTGAGAAGTCACATTTTCTCTGCCATCTCTAGCCTACAACCAGAAGACTCCTGAATTCCAACAAGTAGAGATGCTCATCGGGATATAGTTAGGGTTAAAAATAAGAACCAGTAGAAATAGGTAAGAGTATTTATCTCATGAATGGGAGCATGTGCCTCCTATCTTGGACATTCTTGTTGTTATCTTCCTCAAGAAAGTGACTTCTCACAACATGTTGCAAAGAAAAGGTTGTCTGATAGGATTACTAGATAAAACAGAGGAATGTCTACATGAAAAGGCCTCTTCTGGAATTCAGGAAACAGCccataaaataggaaaaaaaaaaagaccggTGGAGATTGCACCAGGAACAAAAGGTTGCCATTTTGTTAAGTTTGTGGATCATGCCATATCACTGAATTCATAAATTGCAATCTGACAAAA contains:
- the LOC133675071 gene encoding uncharacterized protein LOC133675071; its protein translation is MLLQLFQTYKIPILQATLSISLSFLLTFLKVPIFFLQGLHTYIQPENLGQQNGGGGIKAAIRRPSSSDSGSGLDGYQNLSSKTNNAEVKRRNFKSKEKLEFDENKAQIFRLKLDQGHLQTRLYFGDYWYSFVYSFVALSCFLLYEYSGGVKDYGVLVNGSLIPVILSCFVLCKVFVSLAKVSFEKSASKKSEKQLSLIFGVVGFVFGLIVCSGIASSVFDFDFGSLDGFGRFFVAVLMGCFAGFLYIPAGKNARSFWIGTDQIRSNLAMIYCGWFGRMILYANYLLGVFAALLWINPFAQILYSKNVNYSYGMYSNGSVGEAEMLVGNVGFTESDFNKFRLCCLFLSGIFQILALRPNVQMYLNEALLSWYQRLHASKIPDLDFSRAKVFLHNHYLCLVVLQFFAMPILVLLFLSLSQIDGDSFKKLHLWCDFIPCTAFVKEVALFMAWWIVFVWAAFTSTSLVFYRWGTLYVS